The window aaaaagataaGGGTCATGCTACTCCAATGtgtctctttttgtttttccttctctttttgcctctatctctctatctctctccctctcttttttggGAAGGCAGAAGGCGTTTTAATTGCACTCTTGTGCCCGCTAGCTGAGTTTAATCGGGCGAGTCCAGCTTCTTTGTCCGGCGTTCCCTATGCCCGTATCATGcctcctttttccttcgatgTCTTATCCTTCTTGCAAGGAAGAGGATCATGAGTCGGAAAATATGCGATGGAGGGCACGCATCGTGTGGATCGAGGATACGTTGTTGGGACAGTTAACGTCGTGTCGCGTTTCAGTAAACATGACAGCGACACGGCAAAACGCAATTTTCTGCGCCCTGATGATGACGAAGTGGTTCCACCGAGTCCGCCTCTTCGTACCAAATTATATATGATcttcatgtatatatgcatatatgtagaATATACTTGCGCTAACGCGTTCTTCTATCTAAACTATAGTACAGTAATACAGTAATGCGCGAACTATGAGAAGATAtagtaaacttttttttatatacatttttcgtataacaagaattaaatcgaaaagaaaaaattttactttatttgcaaaataaaaatatatatatatatatatataatattattactctgccattatatttattaaagtaatgTAAAAAATGTCAAGGCACGCGTAGAATTTCTTCCTAAGAGGATCGTGAATATAAATGGTTTGCGTATCacagttataatatatactactaTAAGTATCCGGACGGTCGTatactttgaaatattgttgataataacttttataaaataattaataagaatatgaattgtaatagtataaatttaatatatatatatatatatatatatatatatatattcttttttttcataatatgaGAAGGATTAACGTTTATGAATATTGCGTGCAGCACTACGTGTAGAGTTATGATAATACTAAATAACGGAATGATATATAAGTTATGACTTGAATCACAAATGATGAGACAAATTTTGTaccaaaataaatatcttcgatattacggaaaattttttatactttatatttacaattaattgcttcaaaaaaaaaaaaaaaaaaaaaaaaagagaagaatcaagttattataaatttagttattaaaattaattccttATTATTCCCCTACTTCTTTGCcaacaaataaaatgaataaattcctttaaattgtatattttgatAACATCTATTAAATATCCGAATATTTACGTACGGTAATGTACCTACATtcattctctatttttctcctcGGTCGTCTTCACATCGTTTCATCTTGAAACTATGCGAATACTGTACGGAACGCAGATCTATCGCTTCTCAGCACTACTGTCACCATATAACCACTCTGCCGACTACCGAGCAATTcgctatttttaattacgccGGCTTCCCAAACTCTCTGTGGTAAAATCAAGGAAACATATGTTGTATGGTGAATATGAAAagagatttaatttaatacctctttcctctctctctctctctctttcacacacgcatacacacattcttcttcttcatcgtatATTCGACAAAGGGTTCCACGTTATGCGAATCGAGGCGTGGTAATGAATGCAAAGCCAGATTCGTCCCCTCGACGTGAAAGACGCGACCTTCTTAAAGCAACGAGAGCTCGTTACGTGTCGTACTGGACGATTTATTTTCAGATCATGCGTAGCATCTATCTCTCGTCGCGTTTAAACTTTTCTGCTCTTTCGATTAGATATATTTCTtcatctattctttctttttttttctttttttcttttttctttttttttttctttttttcttttttctttttttttttcttctttttcccttagCTCTCGGGCTATTTTCAAACGAagttatcattgttgttgttttttttttttttttagaaggcGAGTATGTGCACGTCAAACCACTGCCTCTTCCCCGCATCATCACCGTGGTAGACAGATCAGGTAAACTTTATTATACTGTTGATCCATCGAGATCttctaaaatttcaaattactcGAGATGAATCATTGTATACTTTAGGTTAGTCTACACCGAAATGTCACCCGGTTTTACGTGCTGTCCAGGTTGGATGCAGTTTACTCGTCTCAGTTTCGGTTGCAACAAACGTAAGATCCTCTTTTtacacttttatatatatatatatatatatatatatatatatatatattatattaaaaatatttatataataataataataataataataataataataataataataataataataataataataataataataataattgaataatttcttaataacGCGATTTGTCTTTTAGCAACCTGTTTAGCGTCATGTTTAAATGGTGGAACCTGTGTTTCACCAGGGAAATGTGTCTGTCCGAAGGGTTTTACTGGTAGTCAGTGCCAATCGGGTGAGCCAATATTTCTATACAATTTCAATATCATAATTTACGTAGAAATAAacgttaaataagaaaatagacgatatgtatatatttatgttagaTTAGAAATTCTCTAACTCTAACGACACAAAGTATCGATATCCTTCTAAGGTAACTCGTAGTAAAAGTGCCTTACAAAGTTCGCGATAATGACTCGACTGACGAATGCGAGTCGTTAAATCATGAAGTATCTGGAGTGTATCGATACCAAACAACGATTACATTCGTGTAGCCAGGAATTGTTGGGCGTAATTAAATCGACGCGGTGCGATATTCCATTCGATAGCATTACGCTCCGTGTGTATAGTCAATGAGAaacctatttatctatctacggGGTGGTCTATATAACTAGAATTACtttgatatttctataaatattaattttaatgaaaaaagtctttgaaatgtaattatatttcaaaaggGAGcgatataatgtattattttattttattttatttatttatttatttatttttttttttttaattgctgGCAATTTTTAGGATATCGAGATATCTTTTAATCTTCcttatatatcatttctttttttctaataaaactcattttattttctataaaaaaatatttaaataatattgaagaaaatataatcacattaaatattatgattacaGGTCTACTTTCATTTGGATTTAATTCAATCAGCTttgtaatatgaataaatgaatggcgaaaaataaaaaaagaaataatgaaactattaataaatattattgataaaaactaACAAACTATTGTTCACATTcgcgataattttatttattctatcaaacatattaataagatcatagaaattattataggaaagaaatgtattatcattgaaaaaattatcagAAATTTTCATGTCTTGCAAACTAGAATTTTGTTCTAATAATGTGAGCCACCCTATATGTGAacttacatacatgtatatttaaatgtgTGCTTACGTATCTAGGCACTATGGTGTTCTACCTTTGGATAGACTGTGTGTTTTCGATAGATTTACGAGCGATTATCGATATGTTACACGAACGTTCTAATTACTTGGGCGACGTCTTGCGTTATAggatcatctttttttttgatcgttcATTCGCGATTCGTTCAGACGACGGAAAACTTTGTCACTCGATTAAAATTACTTAGACCAGTGGAAAGATTTACGAAGGTGGCTGGAGATAGAAACGACGAGGATATACCAGACGTCCCCTAATCCTCAATGTGCAATTGCcttttcgaaattaattgCAACGGGTTCGCGTCGTAGCCTTTAGTTTGTAGTACATGCACGTTCGTACGTGGTAATCAAGCTTAAGGTGTTaccttgcatatatatatatatatatatatatatatatatatatatatacacgttgtttaagcaaaaatatattcggtcgatataattcttaaagatttaaaagatAGGACGATACAAATCTTGTAACATATAAAGtggttattctaattattagaaataatatttctagaggaaattgttttaaataaaaaaaaattgatatcacattattaagaagaataaataaattaaaaaaatattaaaaaatatttaagatatattgagaaaggaagagaataaaattgattgataTGTAATATCAATTTTCATATCATAGACGTAGACGAATGTGTGACAGAGAAGCCATGCGGACAACTTTGTAGAAACCTACCTGGTAGTTACGAGTGTTACTGCAGAGCCGGTTTTCATCTTCAACAAGATGGACAATCCTGTCGAAGAAATGGTGAGTTTCCAGAAACAGCTCGAATGCTCTAGGCTAGAGCTCTTCCTTGATCTTTCATCAGGCTAGCCACGTACGTTTTGCAGACACCGAAGATACAGCTTTTGAGGCTCGAGATCTAGAGAACGACTTCCATGAATcgttgacgacgacgacgagtacTACGAGAAAACCAACTACCACCTCCTCTCACGGTTCGTATATAGAGTGCTCCTCAGAGATaagttaaaaatatctatGCGCAAGTTTACGTCCTTCCTGTCGTCGTTTTGAATCAACAAATAGAGTGACGTGTCGTCCGACACATGATTCTAATTTTTTGCAGATGCAGAAAACGAAGTGGGGGATGCTGACCTCGATCAGGACTATGAGATCATCTTGAAGAGACTTACTAAACTAGAAAAAGTATGTTCGTTGTATTGCGACGTTTCTTTTTAACTATGTCAATCtatttcaatttgtttttttttttaatcacgttctaaagatattattgttatagtttaaatctaaattaattaaagaatattttaatgataattacaaaaacaattttattattcttagcaAGTAGcaaggaataagaaaagagatacaGAAGCGACGGATATGAGCGCAAAAATTACTCTAGCCGTTGAGAGTATAAACGACATGAGAAGAGCGGTCGAGAATGTGGTaagatttaatgaaattatgatTGTACGTACGTTAGAACATCTAGATAGAATACTAATGAACAAATGTTAAAAATCTGATTTCAGCAACTTATGCAACAAGAGATATATGATATGAGgagtaaaataaaacattatgaGTTAGAGGCAAGGAAAGTGCAACACTTGACGAATCGTGTGGCGGATTTAGAAAGTAGGCTAAGAACACGTTGTAGATCTTCTTTGCCAGTCAACTCTGGATCTATAAACTTTTAATTTAGATACACTGTCGTGAAATGTGAAACGAATCATGATCGTATTGTTATCGCGTTTGCATGAAATTCTTCTTGATGAAAATATGAGGTACCGGTGTCACTGCCACGTTAGCATTTATATGATAGTTAGTACCATATAGtgttatatgtaatttaaataattttacgaatcTTTGTACGCagctttataataaaaagaaatataaactaAGCGTAAGGATCTcttattgattaatattaattaatattttcataaatattaaatttttgatttgattgattctaatatttttgtatatttttatcttgtgtcaaaataaacatttaccatttaataattataaatgtacaACATTACTTCTTCtgtttcaattcttttttctgtcgcCTAGTTAATCTTTTGCATGTTTTCGTAGTACCTTTATCAGCTTTTGCTCTTCCCTTCTTATGTTTCATTATCTTTCGTCTATTCATCCAGATAGGATAATTTCCATATTGATCCTTTAAtgttttcttatcgtatacTCTACCACTGTCCACTTCCATTTTCTCTGTATCATCACTTTTAtgattttcctttgttttagaattttcttttatgtccTTTGCATCAAccactattaaaaatatcacattgttataatttattttaaaaaatctataaaaataatatattccaaacatgtataatatataccttTAGCAATCTCAGATATTTCTGGCATTTCAATATCACCATTTTCATCGATACCAAGAGTCTTTTTCAATCTGACGAGTTCTTTCGCACCATAACGTTC is drawn from Vespa crabro chromosome 10, iyVesCrab1.2, whole genome shotgun sequence and contains these coding sequences:
- the LOC124427724 gene encoding uncharacterized protein LOC124427724 produces the protein MASTLSLVILQAIVLVVSSIDRETQVNESFHRGVSQIGTRKIIWPHWSRERWARVQEREQDWNRLWNYKNDDDVETTIATVPTIGSSMRPIVRSNGTRSDKFGAIAVAEYAGTRAIAYAGFHEDHRHRALPEVATRGYQRILTTTPTYTRHHSGRRVCARQTTASSPHHHRGRQIRLVYTEMSPGFTCCPGWMQFTRLSFGCNKPTCLASCLNGGTCVSPGKCVCPKGFTGSQCQSDVDECVTEKPCGQLCRNLPGSYECYCRAGFHLQQDGQSCRRNDTEDTAFEARDLENDFHESLTTTTSTTRKPTTTSSHDAENEVGDADLDQDYEIILKRLTKLEKQVARNKKRDTEATDMSAKITLAVESINDMRRAVENVQLMQQEIYDMRSKIKHYELEARKVQHLTNRVADLESRLRTRCRSSLPVNSGSINF
- the LOC124427728 gene encoding protein LLP homolog; the encoded protein is MAKSLRSKWKRKCRAVKRERYGAKELVRLKKTLGIDENGDIEMPEISEIAKVVDAKDIKENSKTKENHKSDDTEKMEVDSGRVYDKKTLKDQYGNYPIWMNRRKIMKHKKGRAKADKGTTKTCKRLTRRQKKELKQKK